A window of the Chloroflexus sp. Y-396-1 genome harbors these coding sequences:
- a CDS encoding branched-chain amino acid ABC transporter permease: protein MQSGTFHTTYASDVSLRPYWPQRIRIVMVLVAALIFPWFADRYWLNLANTIAIAAIGAIGLNILVGYTGQISIGHGGFLAVGAYTAGLLAVHLGTPMWLTIPIASFFTAAVGAFFGLPSLRLKGLYLAIATLASQEIIIWLLTHGKLLGIGESLSLPRSTNNLFGLPVEWLGNNDFAFYWICLAFLIFTVIFVSNLFRTRTGRAFVAIRDQDIAAQVIGVDLFRYKLLAFATSSFFAGLAGALTAHYRGVISWERFTIDTSILYLAMIIIGGLGSVSGSIYGAAFMVLLPAFLSNMARALSSVVPDINSYLPYLQQGAFGLAIILFLIFEPEGIVKMWRNVKDYFRLWPFSY, encoded by the coding sequence ATGCAAAGTGGAACCTTTCACACAACATACGCCAGTGATGTCAGTCTGCGCCCATACTGGCCGCAACGGATACGGATCGTCATGGTGTTGGTGGCAGCGCTGATCTTCCCGTGGTTTGCCGACCGCTACTGGCTAAATTTAGCCAACACCATTGCAATTGCTGCCATCGGTGCTATCGGCTTGAATATTCTGGTAGGTTATACCGGTCAGATCAGTATCGGTCACGGTGGCTTCCTGGCGGTTGGCGCCTACACTGCCGGTCTGCTGGCCGTTCATCTTGGCACCCCGATGTGGTTGACCATTCCTATTGCCAGTTTCTTCACTGCTGCTGTTGGCGCCTTCTTCGGGTTGCCATCACTCCGCTTAAAGGGGTTGTATCTCGCTATCGCCACCCTGGCCTCACAAGAGATTATTATCTGGTTGCTTACCCACGGAAAACTGCTCGGTATCGGTGAGTCGCTTTCCCTTCCCCGATCAACAAATAATCTGTTTGGTTTACCGGTTGAATGGCTAGGGAACAACGACTTCGCTTTCTACTGGATATGCCTTGCATTTCTGATTTTTACCGTCATTTTTGTCAGTAATCTCTTCCGTACTCGTACCGGACGTGCGTTTGTGGCAATTCGTGATCAAGACATTGCCGCGCAAGTAATCGGTGTTGATCTGTTCCGTTATAAGCTCCTGGCCTTTGCCACCTCGTCATTCTTTGCCGGTTTAGCCGGTGCCCTTACAGCGCATTATCGTGGCGTCATTTCGTGGGAACGCTTTACTATCGATACCAGCATTCTCTACCTGGCGATGATTATTATCGGCGGACTGGGCAGCGTCTCGGGTTCAATCTATGGCGCGGCATTTATGGTTCTACTGCCGGCGTTCCTGTCTAACATGGCTCGTGCGCTCAGTAGTGTTGTTCCTGACATTAATTCTTATTTGCCTTATTTGCAACAAGGAGCATTTGGATTAGCGATCATCCTCTTCCTGATCTTCGAGCCAGAAGGCATTGTCAAGATGTGGCGGAATGTCAAAGATTATTTCCGGCTATGGCCGTTTAGTTATTGA
- a CDS encoding ABC transporter ATP-binding protein, which translates to MLVLNNIEVIYNDVVLVLKGLSLEVPEGRIVALLGSNGAGKSTTLKAISGLLKPENGEVTDGEILFQGQPIHKKDAAEIVRMGIFQVMEGRRVFEHLTVEENLRAGAYTQSARRFGEDLALVYDYFPRLKERRNQVAGFLSGGEQQMLAIGRALMAHPKLIMLDEPSLGLAPLLVAEIFEIIRRINREQGTTILLVEQNARLALEAAHHAYIMENGRIVLDGSPADLKDNADVREFYLGLNEIGSRKSYREVKHYKRRKRWLS; encoded by the coding sequence ATGCTTGTACTCAACAACATTGAAGTGATTTACAACGATGTCGTGCTGGTTCTTAAGGGTTTATCGCTTGAGGTGCCGGAAGGTCGCATCGTTGCATTACTCGGCTCGAACGGTGCCGGTAAAAGTACAACTCTGAAAGCCATTTCGGGCTTGCTCAAGCCGGAAAACGGTGAAGTGACCGACGGTGAAATCTTGTTTCAAGGCCAGCCTATTCATAAAAAAGATGCCGCTGAGATTGTCCGCATGGGTATTTTTCAGGTGATGGAAGGTCGGCGGGTCTTCGAGCATTTAACAGTTGAAGAGAATCTGCGAGCTGGCGCCTATACGCAATCAGCGCGCCGGTTTGGAGAAGATCTGGCCCTGGTTTACGACTATTTTCCTCGCTTGAAGGAACGACGCAATCAGGTAGCCGGGTTTCTCAGCGGTGGTGAACAGCAAATGTTGGCGATTGGGCGGGCACTGATGGCGCATCCAAAATTGATCATGCTCGATGAACCATCGCTTGGGCTGGCACCGTTGTTAGTCGCCGAGATATTTGAGATTATCCGGCGCATCAATCGCGAACAAGGGACAACCATTTTGCTGGTTGAACAGAATGCACGTCTGGCCCTTGAAGCAGCGCACCATGCGTACATTATGGAAAATGGACGGATTGTGCTCGACGGATCACCTGCTGATTTGAAAGATAATGCTGACGTGCGCGAGTTTTACCTCGGTTTGAACGAAATTGGTAGCCGCAAGAGTTATCGTGAAGTCAAGCATTACAAGCGGCGAAAGCGCTGGCTCTCTTGA
- a CDS encoding branched-chain amino acid ABC transporter permease, producing MDRFIQLALSGIANGAIFALVALGFVLIYKSSDVINFAQGELLLIGAYLTYAMVEQFGLWWPAGVIIAVVLAAIVGVLIEQLVLRPLIGEPVISVIMVTIGLSSLLRAIVGAIWGVTPRPAPQFLPTDTVTILGANVGVDRIWAFGLAITLFVVLTLFFRYSREGIAMRAVADDQQAALSMGISVKKVWAVAWAIAAITAAVGGILLMSIFGGVSGTIARVGLIVFPVVILGGLDSIPGAIIGGLIIGLLQSFAGGYLPPEWGLGEVVPFIVLLLILLVRPYGLFGQRIIERV from the coding sequence ATGGATCGGTTTATCCAACTGGCGCTCAGCGGGATTGCAAATGGCGCAATCTTCGCATTGGTAGCGCTCGGTTTTGTCTTGATTTACAAGAGCAGTGATGTGATCAACTTTGCGCAAGGAGAGCTGTTGTTAATCGGTGCATATCTGACTTACGCCATGGTTGAGCAATTTGGCCTCTGGTGGCCGGCAGGGGTGATCATTGCCGTTGTGTTAGCGGCAATCGTTGGTGTATTGATCGAGCAGTTGGTGTTACGTCCGCTGATTGGCGAACCGGTGATCTCGGTGATTATGGTGACGATAGGTCTTTCTTCACTCTTGCGAGCAATCGTCGGCGCAATCTGGGGGGTGACACCGCGTCCAGCGCCGCAGTTTTTACCCACCGATACAGTGACTATTCTGGGCGCCAATGTTGGCGTTGATCGTATCTGGGCCTTTGGTCTGGCAATTACCCTCTTCGTTGTTCTAACTCTCTTTTTCCGCTACAGCCGTGAAGGTATTGCCATGCGTGCCGTGGCCGATGATCAGCAGGCGGCGCTCAGTATGGGAATCAGCGTCAAGAAGGTGTGGGCAGTGGCGTGGGCAATCGCCGCTATTACGGCAGCAGTAGGCGGCATTCTACTGATGAGCATCTTTGGTGGTGTATCAGGGACCATTGCACGTGTGGGCCTGATTGTCTTCCCGGTTGTTATTCTCGGCGGCCTTGATAGTATCCCCGGTGCAATTATTGGCGGCCTGATTATCGGTCTGCTGCAATCGTTTGCTGGTGGCTATCTCCCCCCAGAATGGGGTTTAGGCGAAGTGGTACCGTTCATTGTCCTCTTGTTGATCCTCTTAGTGCGACCATATGGGCTGTTTGGACAGCGGATCATCGAACGGGTATAA
- a CDS encoding ABC transporter ATP-binding protein has product MTHRDSTTLPAPQMEIDHIGLSFGGVRALLSVTFNIYPGTIQAIIGPNGAGKTSLLNCISGLYRPQQGQIRFEGRNIIGLPPHQIARLGIARSFQNIELFRHMTVVDNLMLGRHIHMRSGVFSGGFYWGRAQREEVEHREFVEHVIDLLEIQSIRKKIVGALSYGLQKRVELGRALAMNPRLLLLDEPMAGMNTEEKEDMARFILDINEEFGTTIVLIEHDMGVVMDISDRVAVLEFGQLIAYGTPAEVRNDPKVIDAYLGREHAMV; this is encoded by the coding sequence ATGACGCATCGTGATTCAACTACACTTCCGGCACCCCAAATGGAGATAGACCACATTGGTCTGAGCTTTGGTGGAGTGCGAGCACTACTTTCTGTCACCTTTAACATTTACCCTGGAACAATTCAAGCGATCATCGGGCCTAACGGTGCCGGCAAGACTAGTCTGCTCAATTGCATTAGTGGTCTATACCGTCCGCAGCAGGGCCAGATTCGCTTTGAAGGACGGAACATCATTGGCCTACCGCCACACCAGATTGCCCGCTTGGGGATTGCACGCTCCTTCCAGAATATTGAGCTGTTTCGCCATATGACCGTTGTCGATAACCTGATGCTCGGTCGGCACATCCATATGCGCAGTGGAGTCTTCAGTGGCGGTTTCTACTGGGGACGGGCACAACGCGAAGAGGTCGAGCATCGGGAGTTTGTCGAGCATGTGATCGATCTGCTTGAGATTCAATCGATTCGTAAGAAGATAGTTGGCGCCCTTTCGTATGGGTTGCAAAAGCGAGTTGAGTTGGGGCGGGCATTGGCGATGAATCCGCGCCTGCTACTGCTTGATGAGCCAATGGCCGGGATGAATACCGAAGAAAAAGAGGATATGGCCCGCTTCATCCTCGACATCAACGAAGAGTTCGGTACGACCATTGTCCTGATCGAGCACGACATGGGTGTCGTTATGGATATTAGTGACCGGGTAGCGGTGCTTGAATTTGGGCAACTGATCGCATACGGCACGCCAGCCGAGGTGCGCAATGATCCAAAGGTGATCGATGCGTACCTCGGTCGTGAGCATGCAATGGTATAA
- a CDS encoding long-chain fatty acid--CoA ligase, giving the protein MVQIPETTLPRLLFENAKRFGDKVALREKDYGIWQTVTWRQFADHVRAFAMGLHALGVRRGDVVAILGDNRPEWLYAEFAAQSIGAMSIGIYQDSVAREVYDILSAAEARVIVVEDQEQVDKIIEIWPQLEGVLKVIYYEPKGMRNYRQPYLAYFPNIEELGRSYDREHPGLFEAELAAGKPDDVAILSTTSGTTGKPKLAMLTHRNMISQGAGLLAVDPLGPDDEFVSFLPLAWVGEQMVTVAAGMQCGFTINFPESASTVQENIREIGPRVMFSPPRIWENMLSQVQVKIQDSTPLKRAIFEWAMKQGYEMADTRFSGKQPNLWLRVRYGLARLLVFEMLKDHLGLRFLKRAYTGGAALGPDVFRFYHAIGVNLKQVYGQTESAGLSVIHRDGQIKFQTVGTPLPNTQIRIAENGEILVKSPSVFVGYYRNPEATAEALEDGWLHSGDAGYFDEDGHLIVIDRAKDVMTLHDGTKFSPQFIENKLKFSPYIKEAVVFGGDWPFVTAMINIDFANVGKWAENAQISYTTYTDLSQKPQVYALIRKDVERANADLPPAARIRRFLLLHKELDADDGELTRTRKVRRRLVAQRYQEIVEALYSDQDELEIETTITYQDGRTALIKTRLHIEEIDDPTVSIPTSASRVASH; this is encoded by the coding sequence ATGGTACAGATACCGGAGACTACGCTCCCACGGCTGTTGTTTGAGAATGCCAAACGCTTCGGCGACAAGGTGGCTCTGCGTGAAAAGGATTACGGCATCTGGCAGACAGTTACCTGGCGACAGTTTGCCGACCACGTGCGTGCTTTCGCAATGGGGTTACATGCGCTTGGGGTACGGCGTGGTGATGTGGTAGCCATTCTGGGTGATAACCGTCCTGAATGGCTGTACGCCGAATTTGCTGCCCAATCGATTGGCGCGATGTCCATCGGCATATACCAGGACTCGGTTGCCAGAGAGGTTTACGATATTCTCTCAGCGGCTGAAGCCAGAGTGATTGTAGTCGAAGACCAGGAACAGGTCGATAAGATCATCGAAATCTGGCCGCAGCTAGAGGGTGTGCTCAAAGTTATCTACTATGAACCGAAGGGCATGCGCAATTATCGTCAGCCCTACCTTGCCTATTTTCCCAATATCGAAGAGCTTGGCCGGAGCTATGATCGTGAGCACCCCGGTCTGTTTGAGGCTGAGCTGGCCGCTGGCAAGCCTGATGATGTAGCCATTCTGTCCACTACCTCTGGAACAACTGGTAAGCCGAAGTTGGCGATGCTGACCCATCGCAATATGATCAGTCAGGGAGCCGGTTTGCTCGCCGTTGACCCGCTCGGTCCAGATGATGAGTTTGTCAGTTTCCTGCCGCTGGCATGGGTAGGCGAACAGATGGTAACCGTCGCCGCCGGAATGCAGTGCGGATTCACCATCAACTTCCCCGAGTCGGCCAGTACCGTGCAAGAAAATATTCGCGAGATTGGGCCGCGGGTAATGTTCTCGCCGCCGCGCATCTGGGAGAATATGCTGTCGCAGGTGCAGGTGAAGATTCAGGACTCGACGCCACTGAAGCGGGCGATCTTTGAATGGGCTATGAAGCAGGGATACGAAATGGCCGATACCCGTTTTAGTGGGAAGCAACCCAACCTCTGGTTGCGTGTGCGCTATGGTCTTGCTCGCTTGCTGGTGTTCGAGATGCTAAAAGACCATCTCGGTCTGCGCTTCCTCAAACGAGCTTATACCGGTGGGGCCGCGCTCGGTCCCGATGTCTTCCGCTTCTACCACGCTATTGGCGTCAACTTGAAACAGGTTTATGGGCAGACTGAGAGCGCTGGCCTGAGTGTGATCCACCGTGATGGTCAGATTAAGTTTCAAACCGTCGGTACACCTTTGCCGAACACCCAGATTCGGATCGCCGAAAACGGCGAAATCCTGGTCAAGAGTCCGTCAGTTTTTGTCGGTTATTACCGGAATCCTGAAGCAACTGCGGAAGCGCTGGAAGATGGCTGGTTGCACAGCGGCGATGCCGGTTACTTCGATGAAGATGGTCACCTGATCGTAATTGATCGGGCGAAAGATGTGATGACGCTACACGATGGCACGAAGTTCTCACCCCAATTCATTGAAAATAAGCTCAAGTTTAGCCCGTACATCAAAGAGGCGGTGGTATTCGGCGGCGACTGGCCCTTCGTGACGGCAATGATCAACATCGATTTTGCGAACGTCGGCAAGTGGGCGGAAAATGCGCAGATCTCATATACGACATATACCGATCTGTCCCAGAAACCGCAAGTCTATGCCCTGATCCGTAAAGATGTTGAACGAGCAAACGCCGATCTCCCGCCAGCCGCACGGATTCGCCGCTTTCTGTTGCTGCATAAAGAGCTTGACGCCGACGACGGTGAATTAACGCGGACTCGTAAGGTGCGCCGTCGATTGGTTGCGCAACGCTATCAGGAAATTGTCGAAGCCCTGTACAGCGATCAGGACGAACTGGAGATTGAGACGACGATTACCTACCAGGATGGCCGTACAGCACTCATCAAGACTCGCCTGCACATCGAGGAAATAGACGATCCAACGGTGTCAATACCGACATCGGCATCACGTGTGGCATCTCACTGA
- a CDS encoding ABC transporter substrate-binding protein has translation MHRWKRTFGWWVVLALFATLLAACGGAGGGGGASSEPIKVGAIFDLTGATADVGTPYSRGQIAFIEWKNEQGGIKGRRLQLISEDYAYQVPRAEELYTKFVTQDKVLVFSGWGTGDTEALRPKITEDKIPFISASYSATLANPAETPYNFLVAPTYSDQLIIAMKWAIDDWKAKGNSGLPKFAYLINDSPFGRSPLADGTAFATSQGIDTPLEVPSPRGATDLTPQLTQIRDYGANYIFLQNVSSPAALAIKNAKSLGYDVQFVCLNWCANEILIKQAGADAEGVVGVVPFDHQAEGAKVALEYARQKNIDYGGADSTFVQGWTALSILIAGIEKVVNDGKELTGENIKNALETMGEIDTKGVTLPVKFSPTDHAGVKSTRIFRVENGKWVAITDFISAR, from the coding sequence ATGCACAGGTGGAAACGGACGTTCGGTTGGTGGGTCGTACTGGCGCTCTTTGCCACACTGCTGGCCGCTTGTGGTGGCGCCGGAGGTGGTGGTGGTGCAAGTAGCGAGCCGATCAAAGTTGGCGCAATCTTTGACTTGACCGGTGCAACGGCTGACGTTGGGACCCCTTATTCCCGTGGACAGATTGCCTTTATCGAATGGAAGAATGAACAGGGAGGTATCAAGGGACGACGTCTTCAGTTGATCAGTGAAGACTATGCGTATCAGGTGCCACGTGCTGAGGAATTATATACAAAATTCGTTACGCAAGATAAGGTGTTAGTCTTCTCGGGCTGGGGTACCGGCGATACCGAAGCTTTACGCCCCAAGATTACCGAGGACAAAATCCCATTTATCTCAGCGTCGTATTCGGCAACGCTCGCCAATCCGGCCGAGACACCCTACAATTTCCTGGTTGCCCCAACCTATTCCGATCAGTTGATTATCGCAATGAAGTGGGCCATTGACGACTGGAAAGCAAAGGGCAACAGTGGTCTGCCGAAGTTCGCATATCTGATCAACGACAGCCCCTTCGGTCGATCACCACTGGCTGATGGTACTGCCTTCGCGACTTCTCAAGGCATCGACACTCCTCTTGAAGTTCCTTCGCCACGTGGCGCAACCGATCTTACGCCACAATTGACCCAGATTCGCGATTACGGCGCTAACTACATCTTCTTACAGAATGTCTCTAGCCCGGCAGCATTGGCGATTAAGAATGCGAAGAGTCTGGGATACGACGTACAATTTGTCTGCCTCAACTGGTGCGCCAACGAGATTCTGATCAAGCAGGCGGGGGCAGATGCCGAGGGCGTGGTGGGGGTTGTCCCCTTTGACCACCAGGCTGAAGGCGCGAAAGTGGCGCTCGAATATGCCCGTCAGAAGAATATTGACTACGGCGGCGCCGATAGCACCTTCGTGCAGGGTTGGACCGCCCTGTCAATCCTGATTGCCGGCATTGAGAAAGTAGTGAACGATGGCAAAGAGCTGACTGGCGAAAATATCAAGAATGCGCTGGAGACAATGGGTGAAATTGACACTAAAGGGGTAACGTTACCGGTCAAGTTCAGCCCAACCGATCACGCAGGGGTGAAGTCAACGCGCATATTCCGCGTTGAGAATGGCAAGTGGGTCGCGATTACCGATTTCATTAGCGCACGATAA
- a CDS encoding phenylacetate--CoA ligase family protein, protein MDIQAFYAGFDRRVREIVAFGYEHSPAFRRRMEAAGLTPADIQTTADLSRLPVLRKEQLVELQRQGPQLGGMLTVPLSRLRRIFQSPGPIYDPESDEPDPWRWAPAFRAAGFGPDDLVINCFGYHLTPAGVMFEEGARAVGCAVIPAGVGNQAQQIEVIAQLGVTAYAGLPSYLKALLERAVELGHDPRSWPLNKAFVAAEPLPPSLRALFEEQYGILVYDGYGTAETGNLGYNGPERQGWHLPEDALVQICDLNTGEPVPPGQTGEVVVTLFRRDYILIRFAVGDLSALMDTSTPTVIPTPRLVGWLGRSGESVKVRGLFVHPRHIAETMRRLEGVQAYQAVVIRENHRDELICRIVPTADADPDRLRDAAAQSLHEVLKLHCKVELVTELPADAKPFVDLRTWE, encoded by the coding sequence ATGGATATTCAGGCATTTTACGCTGGTTTTGATCGGCGAGTACGGGAGATTGTTGCCTTCGGTTACGAACATTCACCGGCGTTTCGTCGCCGAATGGAAGCCGCTGGTCTGACGCCTGCTGATATTCAGACCACTGCCGATCTCAGCCGACTGCCGGTTTTGCGTAAAGAACAGTTGGTCGAATTACAGCGACAAGGTCCCCAACTCGGTGGTATGCTCACCGTACCTCTCTCGCGTCTCCGACGTATCTTTCAGTCGCCAGGGCCGATCTACGACCCCGAATCTGATGAACCAGACCCCTGGCGTTGGGCGCCGGCATTTCGAGCAGCCGGTTTTGGTCCCGATGATCTTGTGATCAACTGCTTTGGGTACCATCTCACACCCGCCGGGGTGATGTTTGAAGAAGGAGCACGTGCGGTTGGCTGTGCCGTGATCCCTGCCGGAGTCGGTAACCAGGCTCAGCAAATTGAAGTGATCGCCCAACTCGGCGTCACGGCGTATGCCGGTCTGCCAAGCTACCTCAAAGCGCTCCTCGAACGGGCAGTTGAACTCGGCCACGATCCGCGATCCTGGCCGCTCAACAAGGCGTTTGTTGCAGCCGAACCATTACCACCTTCACTGCGTGCCCTGTTTGAAGAGCAGTATGGCATTCTAGTCTACGATGGCTACGGCACTGCCGAAACGGGGAATCTGGGCTATAACGGCCCTGAACGTCAGGGCTGGCATCTGCCCGAAGATGCGTTAGTGCAGATTTGTGACCTTAACACCGGTGAACCAGTACCACCTGGCCAGACCGGTGAAGTAGTTGTCACGCTCTTCCGGCGCGATTACATCCTCATCCGCTTTGCAGTCGGTGATCTCTCGGCGTTGATGGACACCTCTACACCAACGGTTATCCCAACTCCGCGCCTGGTAGGGTGGCTCGGTCGCAGTGGTGAAAGTGTTAAGGTACGTGGTCTGTTCGTGCATCCCCGTCATATTGCCGAGACAATGCGCCGGTTAGAGGGCGTCCAGGCTTATCAAGCGGTTGTCATTCGAGAAAACCACCGCGATGAGCTGATCTGTCGGATCGTGCCGACGGCTGATGCCGATCCTGATCGGCTCCGCGACGCTGCGGCTCAGAGTTTACATGAAGTGCTCAAACTTCACTGCAAGGTCGAACTGGTCACCGAACTCCCTGCCGACGCCAAGCCATTCGTCGATTTGCGAACCTGGGAATAG
- a CDS encoding PH domain-containing protein — translation MSAPERFTPAPLDDYAAKVTYGLAYLGGLLVLPQFFAYLANLRWNGLQIPLGLAAALACYLLLSYAFQPRAYRIDPDALVIERRWAPALSIPFDHISGVSLASGLADMPRFGLRFAFNPGVFGYQGPFRLDPYGKVMLFATNRRRLVAIARYDASVLIISPDRPRDFINALNEQRLASATRKMEQSIGVEHEV, via the coding sequence ATGTCTGCACCTGAACGCTTTACGCCAGCACCGCTAGATGACTACGCAGCCAAAGTTACGTATGGTTTAGCATATCTAGGGGGATTATTAGTTCTCCCCCAATTCTTCGCCTACCTCGCCAACCTGCGCTGGAATGGTTTGCAGATACCGCTAGGACTGGCAGCGGCGCTGGCATGTTACCTCTTGCTGAGCTACGCCTTTCAGCCACGGGCATACCGCATTGATCCCGATGCTCTCGTGATTGAACGCCGCTGGGCGCCAGCGCTGAGTATCCCTTTTGATCATATCAGCGGCGTTTCGCTAGCCAGTGGGCTAGCCGATATGCCCCGTTTCGGACTACGCTTTGCTTTTAACCCCGGCGTCTTCGGCTATCAAGGACCATTTCGGCTCGATCCGTATGGCAAAGTTATGCTCTTCGCTACGAACCGCCGCCGATTGGTAGCGATTGCGCGCTACGATGCCTCGGTTCTCATCATCAGCCCTGATCGGCCGCGTGACTTTATTAACGCCCTGAACGAGCAACGGCTGGCCTCGGCAACGAGAAAGATGGAGCAATCAATCGGAGTGGAACATGAAGTTTAG
- a CDS encoding HEAT repeat domain-containing protein, with protein MFDRETWRQRIAERLNNFARNPRQEIQIAGVSTVLGFLSLRTLEPFLIAFQEEPVAAVLTLADISRGPGANHIVRRAGHWRYQVSHLIERELRSRPELRLTIEEILLTLNVLHLARQRLNSSRDEWLRLTLLAELDTFESGDFEQLRRQLQDPGWQSRYEAIRRLRVREGHYTAADLVLLHDGLSDSASHVRAAAARMLGLIAGVPPQPLVKTLIRLAIHDCDLETRFAAARTLGQLRDRIASPQLLDYLAESLSDPDSFVRSAAALVVSQLGELAGTAQMIERLLPMLTDNDAYAREAAARALGRLGVAAATTPVLNALTQAVDDTDPNVHEAAVDAITRLRKLRATLPLSPSRHPTEPLAV; from the coding sequence ATGTTTGATCGTGAGACATGGCGGCAGCGAATAGCTGAACGACTCAACAACTTTGCCCGCAATCCCCGACAAGAGATTCAGATTGCCGGGGTCAGTACCGTGCTTGGTTTCCTTTCCCTGCGCACGCTTGAGCCGTTTCTCATCGCATTCCAAGAGGAACCGGTAGCGGCTGTTTTAACGTTGGCCGACATTTCACGTGGGCCTGGTGCAAATCATATTGTGCGACGTGCCGGTCACTGGCGCTATCAGGTATCTCATCTCATTGAACGTGAGCTACGATCGCGTCCTGAGTTACGCCTCACCATTGAAGAAATCTTGTTGACGTTGAATGTCCTTCATCTCGCTCGCCAACGTCTGAACAGTTCGCGAGATGAATGGCTGCGGTTAACACTCCTTGCTGAACTTGACACATTCGAGAGCGGTGATTTTGAACAGTTACGTCGGCAATTGCAAGACCCCGGTTGGCAGAGTCGCTACGAAGCAATTCGTCGCCTGCGCGTGCGGGAAGGTCACTACACCGCTGCTGATCTTGTCCTGCTTCACGATGGCCTGAGCGATAGCGCATCGCACGTGCGAGCAGCCGCTGCCCGTATGCTAGGTTTGATTGCCGGTGTCCCACCGCAGCCGTTGGTTAAGACTCTCATTCGACTGGCAATTCACGACTGTGATCTGGAGACTCGTTTTGCGGCTGCACGTACATTAGGGCAATTGCGCGACCGTATTGCATCGCCCCAGTTGCTCGATTATCTGGCCGAGAGTCTGTCAGACCCCGATAGTTTTGTGCGTTCGGCAGCGGCGCTGGTTGTCAGCCAACTAGGAGAGCTGGCAGGTACAGCCCAAATGATTGAACGCCTCCTCCCGATGCTTACCGATAATGATGCTTACGCTCGTGAAGCTGCGGCTCGCGCTCTTGGCCGTCTTGGGGTAGCCGCAGCAACAACTCCTGTTCTCAATGCACTAACCCAAGCAGTTGACGATACCGATCCTAATGTGCATGAAGCGGCGGTTGATGCGATTACCCGTCTGCGTAAGCTCCGTGCGACGCTGCCGCTCAGCCCTAGCCGGCATCCGACCGAGCCTTTAGCCGTGTAG
- a CDS encoding alpha/beta fold hydrolase, with translation MYTTWRDQAIATYRAGSGRSVLLIHSINAAASVFEMREPFQRLSAHFAVHAIDLLGYGNSARPPWRYRAAMYVDLIEALLEQIGQPTALIASSLGAAYAVIAATHRPHLVDRLVLICPTGIGQLDRPPGIAAYTTYQILRSPFGRLLYRLLTTRPSIRLFLASQAYADPASITDGRLDMFYQTCRRPGAYYAPICFLSGLLNCDISTAFASLTQPTLLVWGSDARTSPLSLASHFVRVRVATKVAVIDRASLLVQDEQPEAFIEKVMPFLSH, from the coding sequence GTGTACACAACGTGGCGCGATCAGGCGATTGCTACCTATCGTGCTGGTTCCGGTCGCTCGGTTCTGCTCATTCACAGTATCAATGCTGCGGCTTCGGTCTTTGAGATGCGTGAGCCGTTTCAACGGTTGAGTGCACATTTTGCTGTGCACGCCATTGACCTGCTTGGTTACGGCAATTCTGCACGACCACCGTGGCGTTATCGCGCCGCTATGTACGTTGATCTGATCGAGGCGCTGCTCGAACAGATCGGCCAACCAACCGCACTGATTGCCAGTTCGTTGGGTGCAGCGTATGCGGTGATCGCAGCAACCCACCGACCGCATCTGGTCGACCGATTAGTGCTGATTTGTCCGACCGGGATCGGACAGCTTGACCGGCCTCCCGGAATTGCCGCCTACACGACGTATCAAATCTTGCGTAGTCCATTCGGTCGCTTGCTGTACCGGCTGTTAACAACTCGGCCCAGTATCCGTCTCTTCCTGGCCTCACAGGCGTATGCCGATCCGGCCAGCATCACCGACGGGCGGTTGGACATGTTTTATCAAACCTGCCGTCGCCCTGGCGCTTACTATGCCCCGATCTGTTTCCTCAGCGGTCTGCTCAATTGCGATATTTCGACAGCCTTTGCGAGCTTGACTCAACCGACGCTGCTGGTTTGGGGTAGCGATGCCAGAACCAGTCCGCTGTCGCTGGCCTCTCATTTTGTGCGTGTCCGCGTCGCAACAAAGGTAGCAGTGATCGACCGGGCCAGTCTGCTGGTGCAGGACGAACAGCCGGAAGCCTTTATTGAAAAGGTTATGCCGTTTCTGAGCCACTGA